The following proteins are encoded in a genomic region of Canis lupus familiaris isolate Mischka breed German Shepherd chromosome 6, alternate assembly UU_Cfam_GSD_1.0, whole genome shotgun sequence:
- the SRRM2 gene encoding serine/arginine repetitive matrix protein 2 isoform X6, with protein MSIFLHVYLLVFGAVVPPPPPGHGAMYNGIGLPTPRGSGTNGYVQRNLSLVRGRRGERPDYKGEEELRRLEAALVKRPNPDILDHERKRRVELRCLELEEMMEEQGYEEQQIQEKVATFRLMLLEKDVNPGGKEETPGQRPAVTETHQLAELNEKKNERLRAAFGISDSYVDGSSFDPQRRAREAKQPAPEPPKPYSLVRESSSSRSPTPKQKKKKKKKDRGRRSESSSPRRERKKSSKKKKHRSESESKKRKHRSPTPKSKRKSKDKKRKRSRSTTPAPKSRRAHRSTSADSASSSDTSRSRSRSTAAKTHTTALTGRSPSPVSGRRGEGDAPSKEPGTTNTGQPSSPEPSTKQPSSPHEKDKEKEKSGIRPSPSPERSSTGPEPPAPTPLLAEQHGGSPQPLATATLSQEPVNPPSEGSPTRGRSLPKSPEKPPQSSSESCPPSPQPTKVSRHASSSPESPKPAPAPGSRREISSSPASKSRSHGRGKRDKSHSHTPSRRVGRSRSPTATKRGRSRSRTPTKRGHSRSRSPQWRRSRSAQRWGRSRSPQRRGRSRSPQRPGWSRSRNTQRRGRSRSARRGRSHSRSPATRGRSRSRTPARRARSRSRTPARRRSRSRTPARRRSRSRTPARRGRSRSRTPARRRSRTRSPVRRRSRSRSPARRSGRSRSRTPARRGRSRSRTPARRGRSRSRTPARRGRSRSRTPARRGRSRSRTPARRRSRSRSVVRRGRSHSRTPQRRGRSGSSSERKNKSRTSQRRSRSNSSPEMKKSRISSRRSRSLSSPRSKAKSRLSLRRSLSGSSPCPKQKSRTPPRRSRSGSSQPKAKSRTPPRRSRSGSSPPSNQKSKTPSRQSCSSSSPQPKVKSGTPPRQGSVTSPQANEQSATPQIQSRSESSPDPELKSATPSRHSCSGSSPPRVKSSTPPRRSRSGSSSPQPKVKAITSPVQSHSGSSSPSPSRVTSKTPPRQSRSESPCSKMESRLLQRQSRSRSSSPDTKVKPGTPPRQSHSGSTSPCPKVKPQTPSGHSLSESKSPCSQEKSKDSPAQSSGFFSLCPGIKSSTPPGELYFAASSLQQKGQSQTSPDPRSDTSSPEMKQSHSESPSLQSKSQTPLMGGRSRSSSPITELAPKSPARPERRELSSPRLKSGLSPEQSKSQSDSSPYPAMDSKSFLGQSRLEPSELKEKSVLLLQEDFTASSPIPRDKLSPLPVQDKPDSSPVLRETPKTPSRERGGVGSSPDTKDQSALAKPNQDEELMEVVEKSEESSNQVLSHLSPELKEVAGSNFESSPEIEERPTVCLSVDQSQSQTSLEAEVPAVASTWSGPHFSPEHKELSNSPPRENSFGSPLEFRNSGPVAEMNTGFSPEVKEDLNGSFPNQLETDPYIDLKEQSTRSSRRSSSELSPDAVEKAGMSSNQSVSSPVLDAVPRTPSRERSSSASPELKDGLPRTPSRRSRSGSSPGLRDGSGTPSRHSLSGSSPGMKDIPRTPSRGRSECDSSPEPKALPQTPRPRSRSPSSPELNNKGLTPQRERSGSESSVEQKTMARTPLGQRSRSGSSQELDGKPSASPQERSESDSSPDSKAKTRVPLRERSRSGSSIEVESKSRPSPRRSRSGSSPEVKDKPRAAPRAQSGSDSSPEPKAPALRALPRRSRSGSSSKGRGPSPEGSSSSESSPEHPPKSRTARRSSRSSPEPKTKSRTPPRRRSSRSSPELTRKARLSRRSRSASSSPETRSRTPPRRRRSPSVSSPEPAEKSRSSRRRRSASSPRAKTTSRRGRSPSPKPRGLQRSRSRSRREKTRTTRRRDRSGSSQSTSRRRQRSRSRSRVTRRRRGGSGYHSRSPARQESSRTSSRRRRGRSRTPPTSRKRSRSRTSPAPWKRSRSRASPATHRRSRSRTPLVSRRRSRSRTSPVSRRRSRSRTSVTRRRSRSRASPVSRRRSRSRTPPVTRRRSRSRTPTRRRSRSRTPPVTRRRSRSRTPPVTRRRSRSRTSITRRRSRSRTSPVTRRRSRSRTSPVTRRRSRSRTSPVTRRRSRSRTPPAIRRRSRSRTPLLPRKRSRSRSPLAIRRRSRSRTPRTTRGKRSLTRSPPAIRRRSASGSSSDRSRSASPPATRNHSGSRTPPVALNSSRMSCFSRPSMSPTPLDRCRSPGMLEPLGSSRTPMSVLQQAGGSMMDGPGPRIPDHPRTSVPENHAQSRIALALTAISLGTARPPPSMSAAGLAARMSQVPAPVPLMSLRTAPAASLASRIPAASAAAMNLASARTPAIPTAVNLADSRTPAAAAAMNLASPRTAVAPSAVNLADPRTPTAPAVNLAGTRTPAALAALSLTGSGTPPTAANYPSSSRTPQAAAPANLVGPRSTHATAPVNIASSRTPPALAPASLTSARMAPALSGANLTSPRVPLSAYERVSGRTSPPLLDRARSRTPPGGPGSRTPPSALSQSRMTSERAPSPASRMVQASSQCVLPPAQDRPRSPVPSAFSDQSRALLAQTTPAAGSQSLSSGTVAKTTSSADDHNGMLSGPAPGMSHPEGGEPPVSTGAQQSSALAALQPAKERRSSSSSSSSSSSSSSSSSSSSSSSSSSGSSSSDSEGSSLPTQPEVALKRVPSPTPAPKEAVREGRPQEPTPAKRKRRSSSSSSSSSSSSSSSSSSSSSSSSSSSSSSSSSSSSSTSSSPSPAKPGPQALPKPASPKKPPPGERRIKPHLCGNGV; from the exons ATGTCCATTTTCCTGCACGTCTACCTCCTTGTTTTTG GAGCGGTggtgcccccccctccccccgggcacGGGGCCATGTACAACGGGATCGGGCTGCCGACGCCCCGGGGCAGCGGCACCAACGGCTACGTCCAGCGCAACCTGTCCCTGGTGCGGGGCCGCCGGGGTGAGCGGCCTGACTACAAGGGAGAGGAGGAACTGCGGCGCCTGGAGGCTGCCCTGGTGAAGCGGCCTAATCCTGACATCCTGGACCACGAGCGCAAGCGGCGCGTGGAGCTGCGATGCCTCGAGCTGGAAGAGATGATGgaagagcaggg GTACGAGGAACAGCAAATTCAGGAAAAAGTGGCTACCTTTCGACTCATGTTGCTGGAGAAGGATGTGAACCCTGGGGGCAAGGAAGAGACCCCAGGACAGAGGCCAGC ggTAACTGAGACTCACCAGTTGGCAGaactgaatgagaagaaaaatgagcGACTCCGTGCTGCCTTTGGCATCAGTGATTCGTATGTGGATGGCAGCTCTTTTGATCCTCAACGTCGTGCTCGAGAAGCTAAACAACCAGCTCCAGAACCTCCCAAACCTTATAG CCTTGTCCGGGAATCCAGCAGTTCTCGCTCACCAACCccaaagcaaaagaagaaaaaaaagaagaaagatagagGACG CAGGTCAGAGAGCAGCTCTCCtcgaagagaaaggaagaagagctcTAAGAAGAAGAAGCACAG GTCAGAGTCTGAATCCAAAAAACGAAAGCATAG GTCTCCCACTCCAAAGAGCAAACGTAAATCTAAGGACAAGAAGCGGAAGCG GTCTCGAAGTACAACACCAGCCCCCAAGAGCCGCCGGGCCCACCGTTCAACGTCTGCTGACTCTGCTTCCTCTTCCGATACTTCTCGCAGTCG GTCTCGAAGTACGGCAGCAAAAACCCATACAACTGCCTTGACTGGGCGAAGTCCTTCCCCCGTTTCAGGGCGTCGAGGGGAGGGAGATGCGCCTTCTAAAGAACCAGGTACCACTAACACAGGGCAGCCTAGCAGCCCAGAGCCATCTACAAAGCAGCCTAGCAGTCCTcatgaaaaagataaagagaaggag AAATCTGGAATTCGACCTAGCCCCTCTCCGGAAAGGAGCAGCACAGGCCCAGAACCACCTGCTCCCACTCCGCTCCTTGCTGAGCAACATGGCGGCTCCCCACAACCCCTTGCAACAGCCACCTTAAGTCAGGAGCCAGTGAACCCCCCATCTGAGGGTTCCCCAACCAGGGGCCGTTCACTACCTAAGTCTCCTGAGAAACCTCCCCAGTCTTCTTCAGAGAGCTGCCCACCATCCCCTCAACCTACCAAAGTTTCTCGACATGCCAGCTCTTCCCCTGAAAGTCCTAAACCTGCACCGGCTCCTGGGTCCCGCCGAGAGATTTCTTCTTCTCCCGCATCCAAGAGTCGCTCACATGGCCGGGGAAAGCGGGATAAGTCACATTCTCATACCCCTTCTCGAAGAGTGGGGAGGTCCCGTAGCCCTACTGCTACCAAGAGGGGGCGATCTCGGTCTCGAACCCCTACCAAAAGGGGTCATTCTCGGTCCCGGTCCCCTCAGTGGCGTAGGTCCCGGTCTGCACAGAGGTGGGGACGTTCCAGAAGTCCCCAGCGACGTGGCCGCTCTAGGTCTCCTCAGAGACCAGGCTGGTCTAGAAGCAGAAATACCCAGAGAAGAGGCAGGTCTAGATCAGCAAGGCGAGGCAGGTCACACTCTAGATCCCCAGCCACTAGGGGCAGATCACGTTCTAGAACACCAGCCCGTCGGGCCAGGTCTCGCTCTAGAACACCTGCCAGGCGGAGGTCACGATCCAGGACACCTGCCAGACGTAGGTCACGCTCTAGAACACCAGCCCGGCGGGGCAGGTCTCGCTCTAGAACACCTGCTAGGCGCAGATCTAGGACCCGGTCGCCAGTACGACGGAGGTCTCGTAGCAGATCACCAGCCAGGAGAAGTGGCAGGTCACGCTCTAGAACCCCAGCCAGACGGGGTCGGTCACGCTCTAGAACCCCAGCCAGAAGAGGGAGATCTCGGTCTAGAACACCTGCAAGACGAGGACGATCTCGGTCTAGGACACCAGCAAGACGAGGACGATCTCGGTCTAGGACACCTGCAAGACGAAGATCTCGTAGTAGAAGTGTAGTTAGACGAGGAAGATCTCACTCTAGAACACCACAAAGAAGAGGCAGATCTGGTTCATCATCAGAACGGAAGAACAAATCCAGGACGTCACAGAGAAGGAGCAGGTCCAACTCAAGCCCAGAAATGAAAAAGTCTCGCATTTCTTCAAGGCGGAGTAGGTCTCTTTCTTCACCACGGTCCAAAGCAAAATCTCGCTTGTCTTTGAGGCGAAGCCTTTCAGGATCATCTCCATGTCctaaacaaaagtctaggacacCACCAAGGCGCAGTCGCTCTGGATCATCCCAACCAAAAGCTAAGTCCAGAACACCACCGAGGCGAAGTCGGTCTGGTTCTTCACCTCCTTCTAATCAGAAATCTAAGACACCATCAAGACAGAGTTGTTCCAGTTCATCTCCTCAACCTAAAGTGAAGTCTGGAACACCACCAAGGCAAGGGTCTGTAACAAGTCCCCAGGCAAATGAACAATCTGCAACACCACAAATACAGAGCCGTTCAGAATCATCAcctgaccctgagctgaaatctgcAACCCCTTCAAGACATAGCTGCTCCGGGTCCTCTCCTCCTAGAGTAAAATCTAGCACACCTCCGAGACGGAGCCGATCTGGGTCATCCTCTCCACAACCCAAAGTCAAGGCAATAACATCACCAGTCCAAAGCCATTCTGGCTCTTCTTCTCCTAGTCCTAGTAGGGTGACATCTAAAACACCGCCAAGGCAAAGCAGATCAGAGTCTCCTTGCTCCAAGATGGAATCTAGATTGTTGCAAAGACAGAGCCGTTCTAGGTCCTCCTCACCAGATACCAAAGTGAAACCTGGAACACCACCAAGACAAAGTCACTCAGGGTCTACTTCGCCATGCCCTAAAGTAAAGCCCCAAACTCCATCAGGGCACAGTCTTAGTGAATCAAAATCACCATGTTCCCAAGAGAAGTCTAAAGACTCACCAGCACAAAGTTCaggattcttctctctctgtccaggAATAAAGTCTAGCACACCACCAGGAGAGCTGTATTTTGCAGCCTCCTCTTTGCAACAGAAAGGACAATCTCAAACTTCACCAGATCCTAGATCTGATACTTCAAGCCCAGAAATGAAACAGAGTCATTCTGAGTCTCCATCTCTGCAGAGCAAATCTCAGACACCTCTTATGGGTGGCCGGTCCAGGTCCTCCTCTCCAATCACTGAGCTGGCACCCAAATCTCCAGCAAGACCAGAAAGAAGGGAATTGTCAAGTCCTAGGCTAAAATCTGGACTGTCTCCTGAGCAAAGCAAGTCCCAATCTGACTCTTCCCCATATCCTGCAATGGACTCTAAATCTTTTCTGGGGCAGAGTAGATTGGAGCCTTCTGAATTGAAAGAGAAATCAGTCTTACTCCTTCAGGAGGATTTTACTGCATCGTCTCCCATACCAAGAGACAAATTGAGTCCTCTTCCAGTGCAGGATAAGCCTGATTCCTCACCAGTACTCAGAGAAACACCTAAAACCCCGTCAAGGGAAAGAGGTGGTGTTGGATCATCTCCAGATACGAAAGACCAAAGTGCGTTAGCTAAGCCAAACCAAGATGAGGAATTAATGGAAGTGGTAGAGAAATCTGAAGAATCCTCAAACCAGGTTCTCTCCCATTTGTCTCCGGAACTTAAAGAAGTGGCTGGAAGTAACTTTGAATCATCACCTGAAATAGAAGAAAGACCCACTGTGTGTTTGAGTGTTGACCAAAGTCAGTCACAGACTTCTTTGGAAGCAGAAGTCCCTGCAGTGGCCTCAACTTGGAGTGGGCCACATTTTTCTCCAGAACATAAAGAACTGTCTAACTCTCCTCCACGGGAGAATAGCTTTGGGTCACCTTTAGAATTTAGAAACTCAGGCCCTGTTGCAGAAATGAATACTGGATTTTCTCCTGAAGTTAAAGAAGATTTGAATGGCTCTTTTCCTAATCAACTGGAGACAGATCCGTATATAGACCTGAAAGAACAATCAACAAGGTCCTCTAGACGTAGCAGTTCAGAGTTATCCCCAGATGCAGTAGAAAAAGCTGGAATGTCTTCAAATCAGAGTGTTTCTTCACCAGTACTTGATGCAGTACCTAGAACACCATCAAGGGAAAGAAGTAGCTCTGCATCTCCTGAGCTGAAAGATGGTTTACCCAGAACCCCTTCAAGGAGAAGTAGGTCTGGGTCTTCTCCAGGACTTAGAGATGGGTCTGGGACTCCCTCAAGACACAGCTTATCTGGGTCCTCTCCTGGAATGAAAGATATACCTAGAACACCATCCAGGGGGAGAAGTGAATGTGATTCTTCTCCAGAACCAAAAGCTTTGCCTCAGACTCCTAGACCAAGAAGTCGTTCACCATCATCCCCAGAGCTCAACAACAAGGGTCTTACCCcccagagagaaagaagtgggTCAGAATCTTCAGTTGAACAGAAGACTATGGCTAGGACTCCTCTTGGGCAGAGAAGTCGATCGGGATCTTCTCAAGAACTTGATGGGAAACCGAGTGCATCCCCTCAAGAGAGAAGTGAGTCAGACTCTTCTCCAGATTCTAAAGCTAAGACACGAGTACCGCTTAGAGAAAGGAGTCGCTCTGGATCATCTATAGAGGTCGAGAGCAAATCTCGACCTTCTCCTCGGCGCAGTAGATCTGGCTCATCTCCTGAAGTTAAAGATAAGCCAAGAGCAGCACCCAGGGCACAGAGTGGTTCTGATTCCTCTCCTGAACCCAAGGCTCCTGCCCTTCGAGCTCTTCCCAGACGAAGCAGATCGGGGTCATCAAGTAAAGGCAGAGGCCCTTCTCCTGAAGGAAGCAGCAGTTCAGAGTCCTCTCCAGAACACCCACCCAAATCTAGAACTGCTAGAAGAAGCTCTAGGTCATCACCAGAGCCCAAGACCAAATCCCGTACTCCACCTCGCCGTCGCAGTTCTCGATCATCTCCTGAGCTGACTAGGAAGGCCAGACTCTCTCGTAGAAGCCGCTCTGCATCATCCTCACCAGAGACCCGTTCTAGAACTCCACCAAGACGCAGAAGAAGTCCTTCAGTGTCTTCTCCAGAGCCAGCTGAAAAGTCCAGATCCTCTCGCCGTCGGCGCTCAGCTTCATCCCCACGTGCTAAGACAACTTCAAGGAGGGGCCGTTCTCCTTCACCAAAGCCTCGCGGGCTCCAGAGGTCCCGTTCCCGCTCAAGGAGGGAGAAAACCAGAACGACTCGACGTCGAGATAGGTCTGGATCTTCTCAGTCAACCTCTCGGAGAAGACAGCGGAGCCGGTCAAGGTCTCGGGTCACTCGGCGGCGGAGGGGAGGTTCTGGTTACCATTCAAGGTCTCCTGCCCGGCAGGAGAGTTCCCGAACTTCTTCCCGACGTCGAAGAGGTCGTTCTCGGACACCCCCAACCAGTCGGAAGCGGTCCCGCTCACGCACCTCACCAGCCCCGTGGAAACGGTCAAGGTCTCGGGCCTCTCCCGCCACTCACAGGCGATCCCGGTCCAGAACACCGCTGGTTAGCCGCCGTAGGTCTAGGTCTCGAACTTCACCAGTCAGTCGGAGACGATCAAGGTCCAGGACATCAGTGACTCGACGAAGATCTCGATCCAGAGCATCCCCAGTGAGTCGAAGGCGATCCAGGTCTAGAACACCACCAGTAACCCGCCGTCGTTCAAGGTCCAGAACACCAACACGCCGCCGCTCCCGTTCTAGAACTCCGCCAGTGACCCGAAGAAGGTCTAGATCTAGGACTCCACCAGTAACCAGGAGGCGATCTCGAAGCAGAACTTCTATCACTCGCAGAAGATCAAGATCCAGGACATCTCCAGTCACCCGTAGGAGATCTCGATCTCGCACATCTCCGGTAACTCGAAGGAGGTCCCGCTCTCGAACCTCTCCAGTCACACGCCGCCGATCACGGTCCCGAACACCTCCAGCTATTCGGCGCCGCTCCAGGTCTCGGACCCCACTGTTGCCACGCAAACGGTCTCGAAGTCGCTCTCCACTTGCTATCCGCCGCCGTTCTAGATCCCGTACTCCGCGAACAACTCGGGGCAAGCGGTCCTTAACAAGATCTCCTCCTGCCATCCGAAGGCGTTCTGCATCTGGAAGCAGTTCCGATCGCTCACGGTCTGCTAGTCCTCCAGCAACAAGGAATCATTCTGGTTCTCGGACACCTCCAGTAGCACTCAATAGCTCTAGAATGAGCTGCTTCAGTCGTCCTAGCATGTCACCAACACCTCTGGACCGCTGTAGATCACCTGGAATGCTCGAACCCCTTGGCAGTTCTAGAACACCCATGTCTGTCCTGCAGCAAGCTGGTGGCTCCATGATGGATGGTCCAGGTCCCCGAATTCCTGATCACCCAAGAACATCTGTGCCAGAAAATCATGCACAGTCAAGAATTGCACTTGCCCTGACAGCCATCAGTCTTGGCACTGCGCGGCCACCTCCATCCATGTCCGCTGCTGGCCTTGCTGCAAGAATGTCCCAAGTTCCAGCTCCAGTGCCTCTCATGAGTCTCAGAACGGCCCCAGCTGCCAGCCTTGCCAGCAGGATTCCTGCAGCCTCTGCAGCAGCCATGAACCTGGCCAGTGCCAGGACACCTGCCATACCAACAGCAGTGAACCTGGCTGATTCAAGAACACCAGCTGCTGCAGCAGCCATGAACTTGGCCAGCCCCAGAACAGCAGTGGCACCCTCTGCTGTGAACCTTGCTGACCCTCGCACCCCTACAGCTCCAGCTGTGAACCTAGCAGGAACCAGAACCCCAGCTGCTCTGGCAGCTTTGAGTCTCACCGGCTCTGGCACACCCCCAACTGCTGCAAACTATCCTTCCAGCTCCAGAACACCCCAGGCTGCAGCGCCTGCAAACCTGGTGGGTCCTAGATCTACACATGCCACAGCTCCTGTGAATATTGCCAGCTCAAGAACCCCTCCTGCCTTGGCACCTGCAAGCCTCACCAGTGCTAGAATGGCTCCAGCCTTGTCTGGCGCAAACCTTACCAGCCCCAGGGTGCCCCTCTCTGCTTATGAGCGCGTTAGTGGTAGAACCTCACCACCGCTTCTTGACCGAGCCAGATCCAGAACCCCACCAGGAGGGCCAGGTTCCAGAACCCCACCATCTGCCCTGAGCCAGTCTAGAATGACCTCTGAGCgggctccctctcctgcctctagAATGGTCCAGGCTTCCTCACAGTGTGTTCTTCCTCCAGCTCAGGATAGACCTAGGTCACCTGTGCCATCTGCTTTTTCTGACCAGTCCCGAGCTTTGCTTGCCCAGACCACTCCTGCAGCAGGGTCTCAGTCCCTTTCCTCTGGGACAGTGGCCAAGACCACGTCTTCTGCTGATGACCACAATGGCATGctctctggccctgcccctggcATGTCCCATCCTGAGGGTGGGGAACCACCTGTCTCCACGGGGGCCCAGCAGTCTTCTGCATTGGCCGCCCTGCAGCCGGCAAAGGAGCGGCggagttcctcctcctcctcctcctccagctcctcttcCTCATCGTCGTCATCAtcgtcctcttcctcctcctcctcttccggTTCCAGTTCTAGCGACTCAGAGGGCTCTAGCCTTCCTACTCAACCTGAGGTAGCACTGAAGAG GGtacccagccccaccccagccccaaagGAGGCTGTTCGAGAGGGACGTCCTCAGGAGCCTACCCCAGCCAAGCGGAAGAGGCGCTCTAGTAGCTCCAGTTCcagctcttcctcttcctcttcatcttcctcctcgtcctcctcctcttcctcctcttcctcctcctcttcctcctcctcctcttcctcctcttctacttcttcctccccctcccctgctaaGCCTGGCCCTCAGGCCTTGCCCAAACCTGCAAGCCCTAAGAAGCCGCCCCCTGGTGAGCGGAG GATAAAGCCCCACCTCTGCGGGAATGGCGTGTGA